A segment of the Echinicola strongylocentroti genome:
TATGAAGGGAAAAGTAGCCGGTGTTAATGTATTTTTGAACTCAGGATCACCTTCCTCCAGCCCTAGGGTACTCATCCGCGGATTAGGAACCATTAACTCCTCATCTCAGCCGCTCTATGTGGTAGATGGCGTGGTCATGGAGAACATCGAATTCTTGAATCCCAATGACATCGAGAGCATGGAGGTATTGAAAGATGCTTCTTCCACAGCAATCTATGGTGCGCGAGGTGCCAACGGTGTGGTAATGGTCACAACCAAAAGAGGGGCCAAAAACACCGGTACCACGATTGGATATGATGGTTATTTCAGTGTAGGAGTACTTCCCAAAAAAATGGACGTGCTCAATGCGGAAGAATTTATGGAGGTACTGGAACAAGGATTTGCCAACCACAGCAAATACCGACCGGATTCTCCCATTCCTGACTTTACCACAAACGATCCGAACCTTTTTGATGAAAACGGCAATCCGCTATATGATACCGATTGGCAGGAGGAAGCGACCAGAACGGCCCTTTCCCATAACCATCAATTGTCCTATCGTTCCAAGGCAGAGAAATCTTCTTTTGGTGCATTTGTCAATTATACCGACATGCAGGGCATAATGCTGAACAATTATCTGAAACGTGTAAATGGTAAGTTTGCCTTCGATGCCGATCCAAAAAAATGGCTTTCGGTGGGACTGAACCTATTGGCCAATAGCACAACAGAGAACGTATTCGAGGAAAGTGGCGGCCACCAGATGCCAAGACGTTCTATGATCGAGATGCCTGCGATATTTCCGGTCAAGTTTCCTGATGGCACATGGAGCAATTCCAGCATGGTCGAGGATCCCTACGGACTGGAAGCCATTCCCAATCCTGTACACGTATTGACCACACAGGACAGGTTGAGAAAAAGAACCAAACTGTTCGGGAATATCTATACGACCTTCCATATCCTTCCCGGACTGGATCTTAGAACCCAATTTGGCTTTGATAAAAATGACTTTAATGAGCAGATTTACAGTCCAACGGACCTGATCAATATCTCCTCCCCAAACGGCTCTGCTTATTTGGGCAATGAAAGAGTGCTGTATTGGCAGCAGGAAAATTACTTGACCTATACCAAGGACTTTGGTGACCATGGGATAAATGCAATGGCTGGGCTTAGCTGGCAAAAAAGAACATCAGAATATTTTAATGTAAGTGCCACTGGATTTTCTGATGATACCTTTAAGTTTAACAGAATGCAGTCGGCCAGTCAACCGGGAACGCCCAATTCAGGATATGATGAGTGGAGCATGAACTCCTATTTTTTACGAGGCAACTACAACTATAAGAGCAAATACCTGTTGACCTTTACTGGAAGGGTGGACGGTTCGTCCAGGTTCGGTGAAAACAACAAGTATGGCGTGTTCCCATCCGTTGGTGTGGGGTATGTGCTTTCAAAAGAGCCTTTTATGCAAGGCCTGTCCGGAACGGTAGATGAGCTTAAGATAAGGTCAAGTTACGGGATTACCGGAAATACCGAAATCCCTACTTACCAGTCCTTGGGTACGGTCTCCACTGGTACCTCGCTGATCAACGGATCCAGGGCCCCCATCAGCTATGTCAACCGGCTTCCCAATCCTGATTTGGAATGGGAAAAGACACGCCAATTTGACATCGGTATGGACCTGACACTTCTGGAAAGGGCATTGGTATTCAGTTTTGATTATTATCATAAACTGACCACCGACCTGTTGCTGGACAGACCAGTTCCTTCTTCTACCGGTTTTGCTGCTGTCAGGGACAATATCGGGTCGGTATCCAATAGAGGGATTGAAGTGTTGGTGAGGGCCTTTCCTGTAACCAATGCCAATTTCAGTTGGGAATCTACCCTGAATTTTTCCTATAACGAAAACCAGATCGAACAGCTTGGTGAAAATGACGAGGATATTTTTCCTGGTCCCAACTGGGTTTCTGGTAGCCAGACCATTTTGCGTGTGGGTGAGTCCCTGAGTTCATTCTGGGGCTACGAGCGATTGGGTACCTGGGGTACGGATGAAGCAACGGAAGCAGCTGAAGTGGGAGCCATTCCAGGCGAAGCTAAGCGGAGTGCAGAAAGAAAGATTATTGGCAACGGCCTTCCGCATTGGACAGGAAGCTTTATCAATAATTTCTATTATGGCAATTTTGACCTGACCTTGGACATTCAGTTTGTGGCGGGCGTGGATATCCTGCAGCAATTTTTCCATTCTACCCAAGACCGTACCGGTTATGCCAGCGGCCTGAAAGACGTGCTCTATGATGCATGGACAGAGACCAATCAGAACACCATGGTGCAACAGATCAGGAACGGGCCTTATTCAGGGCAAAACAGTGAGGTGGACAGCCATTGGGTGGCCGATGGCTCTTATATCCGGGGTAACCTGATATCGCTGGGTTACTCATTTGACCAGTCCCTGTTGGACAGGATCGGTATGAATAAGCTGAGGGTGTATGCCAGTGTGCAGAATGCCTTCCTTATACATTCCGATGATTTTAAAGGATATGACCCTGAAGCATCTTCTTGGGAAGGTAACCAATGGGGTCAGAACATCTTCTTTTTCCAATATCCTCGGCCAAGGACCTTTACCCTTGGATTGAGCCTGCAGTTTTAACCAAAAAATTAATCTTATGAAAAAGTTATCGATTATATACTTGGTGGCAGTGGTGCTTTTATCTTCCTGTGAAGGCTTTTTGGATGAAAAGCCCAAGGATGAAGTAGCCTCTAACCAATATTTTGCCCGGCCGGAACATGCCCGGGACGCAGTAAACGCATTGTACAGGACTGGAGCCATGCAGCTTTTTGAGGCCAATGGCTCTTATGCTGGGGCAAGGATCATGTTCGGTCCTTATTTGTCCGGATTTGTGGACAACGAATACAAAGGACAGGAAGTACATGTACAACGGGGACAGACCATGACCTATGATGGCTTGAACCTGTCGAGCTACTTTAATTCCATGTGGTCGGACATGTACACAGGTATATCCAGGGCAAACAATGCCATCAAGTATATCCCAGAGACTCCTGGTCTTTCGGAAAGTGAGATGAACAAGTACATGGCGGAAGCCCGTTTTTTCAGGGCGTTCAACTATTATTACTTGGTAAGGATGTTTGGGGCAGTGCCCCTGATTACCGAACCCTATGAAAGTCTGGAAAACCTGTTTCCCGAGCGGACAGCACCATCGGAGGTCTATGCGCTGATCACCGGGGACCTGGAGGCTGCCATTTCTAGTGGGGGACTTGCGAATGTGGCCATGACAGCCAATAGTGGCAGAATTTCCGCATCGGTGGCCCAGATGGTATTGGCCGAAGTGTATTTGACCATGAGCGGTGAAGCAGTTGGAGATGACAACTATGCCAATGCGGCACAGGTCGCTAAGGCGATAGTGGCTTCCGGGCAGTATTCACTGGTCCAGCACTCTTGGAACGGTGGACAATTAGCTGAAAACGGGTCTGCCTATAACAAACTAAAGGACAGTGAACAGGTTCCTGGCGAGTATATCTACTATTACGAGTATGAGATAGGCATTGCCAATAATATCTATCCAAGCTGGTGCTATCCTTCTACTATTTCGCCTCTATTGGCCTATGCTATCGCCAATAATGCCTATGGGCCGACCAATGACCTGGTTGCTTCCTATGATCCGGAAAATGACCTTCGGGTGCAGGAAAAGCAGTATTTTCATTCCTCTATCGAATTGGACGGAGAAACGGTTACCTTCCAGCGGGCTCCCTACATGTGGGAGAATAAGGAAGCTGCCTACGAAACAGCACTTTCTGGACGTGATATGCCGATCTACACTTATGCCGATGTGCTATTGATCGGTGCCGAGGCCATAGCGCGGTCCGAAGGCGTGACCAGTGAAGCGGTGGACTACCTTGCCCAAATCCGCGAAAGGGCTTACTGGAACAGTTCTCCAGAAGCCATAAGAAGCGAGTTGGCCTCCATGTCCACAGACCAATTTGTAGAGGAAGTATGGAAAGAGAGGGTGAGGGAGCTTGTATTTGAGTTTCCTATTTGGTTTGATGTCATGAGAACGGGTAAATTCCCTAGGCCTGTTGGGGATGGAACTGGAGACATCATGTTTGTCGATGCGGTCGGTGCTACCAACTTTTTTAACGGTACCATCAAAGAACAGAACATGTTGTATCCTCTGCCCGAGCAGGAATTGCAGCGTAATCCTTCGCTGGAGCAAAACCCTGGTTATGCAAATTGATGAATGAACTATAAAATGGCTGTTCCGAAGCAACTATTGATGCTGCACGGAACAGCCATTTCGTTATTTTCTTTATGGCATAAAGCTTTTGGGGTAGCGGGAAGCTGTCCCTTTGTAGACAATCGAAATACGCATAAATCACTATAATAATGAACAGATTGAGCAATCAGCCACAGGTACCCGTTCAGGAAACGGATCGACCATCGCATTCCTACACTTTATTTCCTTCTTTTGACTTGGGCTCCTCACGGATTGGCCAAGGTTACGAAAGCCTTTTTGACCAGATCAATGCCGGACAGGTCCTGATCATGGATGGCTATGTGGGCGTGGACTGGCAGGAAATCAGCACCGCCCTAAAGCAATATCTGACCAATCAAAACTTGGCGTTTGAGTTGATAAATATGGCCGATTTCTATAAGCCAACCAATGAGATTCTTGAAATGATCGCCCCGGATTTAGGAGGAGACGATCCGGTATTCGGAAAGAAGACCCAGCGGTGTATGGCCGATTATATAGATGGGGAAAAACTGGATACCTTAACGCCTGCTTCCGACCAGATCACGGTCATTTACGGAAGTGGTGCTGCACAGGTGGGGATCAAGGGAACATTGGTTTATTTTGACCTTCCTAAGAATGAGCTTCAATACCGTATGCGTGCTGGGAGCGTCCACAACCTTGGTTGTAGTGGGCTCCAAAAGAATAACAAGCAAATGTACAAGCACTTTTTCTTCGTGGACTGGGAAATCTGTAACCGAGAGAAGAAGGCCCTTTTTGCCAAGGTGGATTATATAGTTGACCAGCAACGCCCTGATCAGCCGACTTGGATGAGCGGGGATGATTTTCGGCAAGGGCTGGATGCCATGTCCACGTCTTACTTTAGGGTGCGACCGTGGTTTGAGCCAGGCGTTTGGGGAGGCCAATGGCTTCGTGAGCATATCCCGGAACTTCCACAGAATGAACCCAACTACGCATGGTCATTTGAGATGATCGTTCCCGAAAACGGGGTGATCTTTTCCTCTGACGGAATTCTTTTGGAGCTATCCTTTGATTGGTTGATGTACAAGGCAGGAAAAAATGTCTTGGGCAAGGCACACGATCGCTTTGGAGATGATTTTCCTATCCGGTTTGACTTTCTGGATACCTTTGACGGGGGCAATCTATCCTTACAGTGTCATCCAACTGATAAGTATGCAAAAGCCCATTTTGGTGAAAAATTCACCCAAGATGAGACATATTATATCATGGATAACCGTCCAGGCGCCAACGTTTACCTAGGCTTTCAGGAGGACATCGAACCGGAATTATTCAGAAAGGAGCTGGAAAAATCCATTCACGAGAAATCTGAATTGGAAGTAGAGCAGTTTGTCCAAAAGCTTCCAAGTGAAAAGCATGGGCTATACCTAATACCCAATGGTACCGTCCATTGCTCAGGAGTGGACAACCTGGTGCTGGAGATCAGCGCCACTCCGTATATCTATACCTTCAAAATGTACGATTGGCAACGATTGGACCTAAATGGAGAGCCTCGGCCTTTGAATGTGGAGCGGGCCTTTGATAATTTGGATTTTGAAAGAAAAGGGGAAGAAGTCCAACGTACCCTCATTTCGCATCCTGAAGTGATCGAAAGTGGATCGGATTGGCAATTGGTGGAATTGCCTACGCATGAACAGCATTTTTACAAGATCGTGCGCTATGAATTTGATACCGAAATTTCAGTTCCCACACATGGACAATGCCATTTGTTAATGTTGGTCGAAGGAGAAAGCATTTCCCTGTCCACTGAAAATGGTAGGCAGGCCACGTTTCATTACGCCGAAACATTTGCCGTTCCTGCTGCTGCCAACAGCTATAAATTGAAAAACCATGGCTCCTCTCGGGCAATGGTGGTCATTTCCTATGTGAAGGAATCGGCTTGTTAGGTCGAAATGACCAATATGATAATAAATGATAACTAAAGTCTTTTTATGAATCAGATGATAAAAAGTGTGGCGTTGCTGCTTATGGCATTAACGGCACACTCTCAGCTACTATTGGCTCAGCAATATGAAGTATTTCAACTTGGAAGTGCCTCCGATAGCGGAGATGGTTTTGCGCTATATCCCGGAGGATACAAGGATTTTATAGCCCAGGATTTTGGATTTGAGGATCGGATGTTTTGGATCGGCAGGGATGATCCACAAACTGATTTTCCTTATGTCCTTCCAGGTCCAAAAGACGCATGGGGAGGGACAGGACACACGGCAGGAATTCGTTCCCATTTTCTGAACCTAGCCTTCGAGCTCGATGAGTTCCAACCAACCACCGGGCAGCTTAGGATAGACCTTGCGGATGCCGATTCATTACATGCCGCCCTACTGAAAGTCACTGTCAATGGTAAAGGATACCATTACCAATTAAAACCAGGAAAGGGAACTACCCTTGGAAACCAAGGGGGCGAAAAAGGAGAGGAACAGCTGGTCACCATTGATCTGCCTCAAGGACTCTTGAAAAGTGGTTTGAACAAAATTACGCTTACCACCCTTGAGGGTAGTTGGTTGGCTTTTGATCAAGTGGCTCTTTTTGCTTCCAGTCCTTTGGAGGTGAAAAAAACCAATAAGGCAGTAGTGGGGGACATACGACCTGCTAACTATCAAACAGAAGGAAGCTCAGGGCTGCATCAACCCCTGTTGGTGGCCGCCTATCACCTTGATGGCGCTCCAGAGATGGTCGTTGAGCTGGATGGTGCTGAAATCCTGCGCCGAAACCTGGTGCAGGGGGAATATTTGCTGGAAGCTCCCATGCCTGCTGTCCAACAATCTAAGGAGAGCCAATACAGCATTAAGCTGGATGGCAATACGGTGAAGGAAGGTACAGTCAAAAGAATGCCCCAATCTACGAGGAAATGGAGCCAATATGTCAATACTCTCATAGGAGCAGGACATTCCAGGTGGATGATTGCACCGGGGCCTTGGATGCCTTTCGGGATGGTAAAGCTAAGCCCGGACAACCAGAACTCCGGTTGGCAGGCAGGTTATGATCCTACATTCGAATCGATCGGTACTTTTAGCCATATCCATGAATGGACCATGGCCGGTCTGGGAACCTTCCCGACCACAGCAGGCCCGATACAGACTACCGTTGGTGACCAGAGCGATGTCCAGTCAGGATACCGTTCTTCGTTTGACAAACAGACGGAGGAGGCTGGGATTGGTATGTACAAAGTTCATCTGACCGATACGGATATCTGGGCTTCCCTGACATCCACAGAGAGGGCGACGATGCAGCGATATGACTACGGAAAAGGGGAGCGCGGCAGGATCATGATCGATCTGGCCATTCCTTCCGAGTACCGCTACCAGATAGAATCCTGCGAGATTACCCGTGTTTCTCCTACACGGATAGAAGGCAAAAGCCATCAGCTGACGCCAAATGCATGGTCCAAGGGAGTGGGACAGGATTATATTGTCCATTTTGTCATTGAATTTGACCGTCCAATAGATCGGTTTTCCCATTGGAAAGACGGTGAGATCAGGCATAACAGTGACCTTGCAGCCGATAAGCCGAAGAATGCAGGCGTCTTTGTGGAGTTTGATCTCGAGGATTCGCGTAGTGTAAAAATGAGAACGGGAATATCCTATGTGAGCATCGAGAATGCTGCTAAAAACCTTTCCACAGAAATCTCGACCCCTTTTGGCTGGGACTTTGATGCGGTGGTGGCCCATCAGCAAAACACTTGGGACAAGCTGCTTGGAAGACTCAAGGTAAGCAGTAATGATGCAAGGGAAAAGGAGCGCTTTTATACCAATATGTACAGGGCTTTGGCCAGTAGGAATACCTTTTCTGATGTGGACGGACGATGGAGGGATGCCGATGAAAATATCCAGCAGCTAGAGCGTTCAGATGACTTGGCCCTTGGTTGTGATGCTTTTTGGAATACCTTCTGGAACCTTAATCAGTTTTGGAACCTGGTGACGCCCGAGTGGAGTAACCGTTGGGTGCGGTCTCAGCTAGCCATGTACGACAATGCCGGATGGCTCGCAAAAGGCCCTGCCGGAATGGAATACATCCCCGTGATGGTGGCCGAGCATGAAATCCCCTTGATTGTGGGGGCTTACCAAATGGGAATCAGGGACTATGATGTGCAAAAAGCCTTGGAAGCTGTAGTAAAGATGCAGACCACAGAAGCCACAGAAGTAGGAGGTGGGTTTGCAGGAAACAGGGATTTGATGCACTACCTCGAATATGGCTACGTGCCCCATGACCTGGGAAGGTTTTCCAATTCCTTGGAATACAGTTTCGACGACTGGACTGTGGGGCAGTTTGCCAAATCCCTAGGAGAGACCTCCATCTTTGAAGAATTTGACCAAAGAGGAGCTTGGTGGAAACATGTTATTGATCCCGAATCAGGCTATGCAAGGATGAAAAATGCCAAAGGAGAATGGCTGGAAGATTTTGATCCATTTCGCTCCGGAGCCAACCACCACTATGTGGAAGGAAATGCCTGGCAGCTCACTTTTTTCGTTCCCCAAGATGTGCCTGGCCTTATGGAGGCTGTTGGAAAGGAAAAATTTCTCGAAAGACTGGAATGGGGCTTTTCGGAAAGCGACAAGTGGCGGTTTAATGGCCCCAATGACCAATACTGGGATTATCCTGTGGTGCAGGGAAACCAACAGTCCATGCACTTTGCCTTCCTGTTCAACTATGCAGGCAAGCCTTGGCTGACCCAAAAATGGAGCAGGGCTATCATGGATCGGTATTATGGCCATGGCGTTACCAATGCCTACCTAGGCGATGAGGATCAGGGCCAGATGAGTGCTTGGTTTATCATGGCCTCCTTAGGCTTGTTCCAGGTGGACGGAGGAACAAGGGCAAACCCCATCTACGAAATAGGAAGCCCACAGTTCCAAGAGGTGGAAATTGATTTGGGTGAACAATTTGGAAGAGGGGAGACCTTTACCATCAAGGCCATCAATGCCAACAAGAAAAACATTTATGTACAAAAAGCTACCCTCAATGGTCAACCGCTCAACCAATTCTGGTTTGATGCTGCAGCACTTCTCAAGGGAGGGGAATTGATCTTAGAAATGGGAGATACACCGAACAAGGGTTGGGGAAATACAACATTGCCCTATTAACGACGGTAATGCCCCAACCTATTTATAATCAAAGTTAAATAACAATAACCCAAAATTTCCATGAAGAACTACTTGGCA
Coding sequences within it:
- a CDS encoding SusC/RagA family TonB-linked outer membrane protein, which encodes MKTHLCLCTKHEAVWKVPVACVAIMFLLLFQMRGYAQEQGTTYKGVVYDNATKEPLPGVNILVKGTGQGVVSDIDGNFSITVDSPDPVLIFSFIGMETLEYPLTGQTTLEINMDPSADSLDEVVVVGYGTQKKSDLTGSVGVVGGDEILKAPVANALQGMKGKVAGVNVFLNSGSPSSSPRVLIRGLGTINSSSQPLYVVDGVVMENIEFLNPNDIESMEVLKDASSTAIYGARGANGVVMVTTKRGAKNTGTTIGYDGYFSVGVLPKKMDVLNAEEFMEVLEQGFANHSKYRPDSPIPDFTTNDPNLFDENGNPLYDTDWQEEATRTALSHNHQLSYRSKAEKSSFGAFVNYTDMQGIMLNNYLKRVNGKFAFDADPKKWLSVGLNLLANSTTENVFEESGGHQMPRRSMIEMPAIFPVKFPDGTWSNSSMVEDPYGLEAIPNPVHVLTTQDRLRKRTKLFGNIYTTFHILPGLDLRTQFGFDKNDFNEQIYSPTDLINISSPNGSAYLGNERVLYWQQENYLTYTKDFGDHGINAMAGLSWQKRTSEYFNVSATGFSDDTFKFNRMQSASQPGTPNSGYDEWSMNSYFLRGNYNYKSKYLLTFTGRVDGSSRFGENNKYGVFPSVGVGYVLSKEPFMQGLSGTVDELKIRSSYGITGNTEIPTYQSLGTVSTGTSLINGSRAPISYVNRLPNPDLEWEKTRQFDIGMDLTLLERALVFSFDYYHKLTTDLLLDRPVPSSTGFAAVRDNIGSVSNRGIEVLVRAFPVTNANFSWESTLNFSYNENQIEQLGENDEDIFPGPNWVSGSQTILRVGESLSSFWGYERLGTWGTDEATEAAEVGAIPGEAKRSAERKIIGNGLPHWTGSFINNFYYGNFDLTLDIQFVAGVDILQQFFHSTQDRTGYASGLKDVLYDAWTETNQNTMVQQIRNGPYSGQNSEVDSHWVADGSYIRGNLISLGYSFDQSLLDRIGMNKLRVYASVQNAFLIHSDDFKGYDPEASSWEGNQWGQNIFFFQYPRPRTFTLGLSLQF
- a CDS encoding RagB/SusD family nutrient uptake outer membrane protein, producing MKKLSIIYLVAVVLLSSCEGFLDEKPKDEVASNQYFARPEHARDAVNALYRTGAMQLFEANGSYAGARIMFGPYLSGFVDNEYKGQEVHVQRGQTMTYDGLNLSSYFNSMWSDMYTGISRANNAIKYIPETPGLSESEMNKYMAEARFFRAFNYYYLVRMFGAVPLITEPYESLENLFPERTAPSEVYALITGDLEAAISSGGLANVAMTANSGRISASVAQMVLAEVYLTMSGEAVGDDNYANAAQVAKAIVASGQYSLVQHSWNGGQLAENGSAYNKLKDSEQVPGEYIYYYEYEIGIANNIYPSWCYPSTISPLLAYAIANNAYGPTNDLVASYDPENDLRVQEKQYFHSSIELDGETVTFQRAPYMWENKEAAYETALSGRDMPIYTYADVLLIGAEAIARSEGVTSEAVDYLAQIRERAYWNSSPEAIRSELASMSTDQFVEEVWKERVRELVFEFPIWFDVMRTGKFPRPVGDGTGDIMFVDAVGATNFFNGTIKEQNMLYPLPEQELQRNPSLEQNPGYAN
- a CDS encoding class I mannose-6-phosphate isomerase, with product MNRLSNQPQVPVQETDRPSHSYTLFPSFDLGSSRIGQGYESLFDQINAGQVLIMDGYVGVDWQEISTALKQYLTNQNLAFELINMADFYKPTNEILEMIAPDLGGDDPVFGKKTQRCMADYIDGEKLDTLTPASDQITVIYGSGAAQVGIKGTLVYFDLPKNELQYRMRAGSVHNLGCSGLQKNNKQMYKHFFFVDWEICNREKKALFAKVDYIVDQQRPDQPTWMSGDDFRQGLDAMSTSYFRVRPWFEPGVWGGQWLREHIPELPQNEPNYAWSFEMIVPENGVIFSSDGILLELSFDWLMYKAGKNVLGKAHDRFGDDFPIRFDFLDTFDGGNLSLQCHPTDKYAKAHFGEKFTQDETYYIMDNRPGANVYLGFQEDIEPELFRKELEKSIHEKSELEVEQFVQKLPSEKHGLYLIPNGTVHCSGVDNLVLEISATPYIYTFKMYDWQRLDLNGEPRPLNVERAFDNLDFERKGEEVQRTLISHPEVIESGSDWQLVELPTHEQHFYKIVRYEFDTEISVPTHGQCHLLMLVEGESISLSTENGRQATFHYAETFAVPAAANSYKLKNHGSSRAMVVISYVKESAC
- a CDS encoding GH92 family glycosyl hydrolase; protein product: MNQMIKSVALLLMALTAHSQLLLAQQYEVFQLGSASDSGDGFALYPGGYKDFIAQDFGFEDRMFWIGRDDPQTDFPYVLPGPKDAWGGTGHTAGIRSHFLNLAFELDEFQPTTGQLRIDLADADSLHAALLKVTVNGKGYHYQLKPGKGTTLGNQGGEKGEEQLVTIDLPQGLLKSGLNKITLTTLEGSWLAFDQVALFASSPLEVKKTNKAVVGDIRPANYQTEGSSGLHQPLLVAAYHLDGAPEMVVELDGAEILRRNLVQGEYLLEAPMPAVQQSKESQYSIKLDGNTVKEGTVKRMPQSTRKWSQYVNTLIGAGHSRWMIAPGPWMPFGMVKLSPDNQNSGWQAGYDPTFESIGTFSHIHEWTMAGLGTFPTTAGPIQTTVGDQSDVQSGYRSSFDKQTEEAGIGMYKVHLTDTDIWASLTSTERATMQRYDYGKGERGRIMIDLAIPSEYRYQIESCEITRVSPTRIEGKSHQLTPNAWSKGVGQDYIVHFVIEFDRPIDRFSHWKDGEIRHNSDLAADKPKNAGVFVEFDLEDSRSVKMRTGISYVSIENAAKNLSTEISTPFGWDFDAVVAHQQNTWDKLLGRLKVSSNDAREKERFYTNMYRALASRNTFSDVDGRWRDADENIQQLERSDDLALGCDAFWNTFWNLNQFWNLVTPEWSNRWVRSQLAMYDNAGWLAKGPAGMEYIPVMVAEHEIPLIVGAYQMGIRDYDVQKALEAVVKMQTTEATEVGGGFAGNRDLMHYLEYGYVPHDLGRFSNSLEYSFDDWTVGQFAKSLGETSIFEEFDQRGAWWKHVIDPESGYARMKNAKGEWLEDFDPFRSGANHHYVEGNAWQLTFFVPQDVPGLMEAVGKEKFLERLEWGFSESDKWRFNGPNDQYWDYPVVQGNQQSMHFAFLFNYAGKPWLTQKWSRAIMDRYYGHGVTNAYLGDEDQGQMSAWFIMASLGLFQVDGGTRANPIYEIGSPQFQEVEIDLGEQFGRGETFTIKAINANKKNIYVQKATLNGQPLNQFWFDAAALLKGGELILEMGDTPNKGWGNTTLPY